The following proteins are encoded in a genomic region of Cyclonatronum proteinivorum:
- a CDS encoding DUF4342 domain-containing protein — MNADAFEDIRLNGEHLIADVRRLIAEGNARRLIIRSAKGKTLFDTPLTLGTLGIGGLFMLHPVISTVSAFVMLSNDVQIIIKREVSSGDESEPPKSSFDDTWEVEADFTAEQENPSADS, encoded by the coding sequence ATGAACGCAGATGCCTTTGAAGATATCAGACTTAATGGCGAACATCTCATAGCTGATGTGCGGAGATTGATTGCGGAAGGGAACGCCCGCCGCCTGATTATCAGAAGTGCAAAAGGAAAGACACTTTTTGATACGCCCCTTACCCTTGGCACCCTTGGAATCGGCGGCTTGTTTATGCTTCATCCGGTAATTAGTACGGTGAGTGCATTTGTGATGCTGAGCAACGATGTACAAATTATTATTAAGCGTGAAGTCTCCTCCGGGGACGAATCTGAGCCCCCAAAGAGCAGTTTCGATGATACATGGGAAGTCGAAGCCGATTTTACCGCAGAGCAGGAAAATCCGTCAGCTGACAGCTAA